In Lytechinus variegatus isolate NC3 chromosome 18, Lvar_3.0, whole genome shotgun sequence, a single genomic region encodes these proteins:
- the LOC121431851 gene encoding uncharacterized protein LOC121431851: MASEFLRRLLKRGSESSQRPKVDVHALYTNCQMSRVLMEGQLSVHEPWRRHKKKPKSVHMVLYTNDSSPFLVWYGERARKKARGFCNIQGGKIAPIGEYSFQIVFSGKNNQVYKFNTECWDTREEWLYALRDESRRETAMPELSNVTPSLMESKDDIAITHQTQPQRPPWKGHRRTLSAGSPSPQLDRCQVSLQRSRSQPHIQKGKLIRKRATVLNSSKPKPTLGQSIQGQKVFVRSPEVCRS; this comes from the coding sequence ATGGCTTCTGAATTCCTGAGACGTTTGTTGAAGCGAGGGTCCGAGTCTTCGCAGAGACCCAAGGTGGATGTCCATGCCCTGTACACAAACTGCCAAATGAGTCGCGTGTTGATGGAAGGTCAGCTCTCTGTACACGAACCATGGCGCAGGCACAAGAAGAAGCCCAAGAGCGTTCACATGGTGCTCTACACCAATGATTCTAGCCCATTTCTTGTGTGGTACGGAGAAAGAGCCAGGAAGAAGGCGCGTGGATTCTGCAACATCCAAGGTGGGAAGATCGCGCCGATCGGGGAATATAGCTTCCAGATTGTGTTCAGTGGGAAAAATAACCAAGTGTACAAATTCAACACGGAATGCTGGGATACTCGCGAGGAGTGGTTATACGCATTAAGGGACGAGAGCAGACGTGAGACGGCCATGCCGGAACTCTCTAACGTCACGCCTTCACTGATGGAGAGCAAAGACGACATTGCCATAACGCATCAAACTCAGCCTCAGCGACCACCATGGAAAGGGCATCGTAGAACTCTAAGCGCTGGGTCACCGTCGCCGCAGCTTGATCGCTGTCAGGTCTCTCTCCAACGATCAAGAAGTCAACCCCACATTCAAAAAGGAAAGTTGATCCGAAAGCGCGCGACTGTGTTGAACTCCTCCAAACCCAAACCGACGTTGGGCCAGTCGATCCAGGGACAAAAAGTCTTTGTGCGATCACCAGAAGTTTGTCGCAGCTGA